One window from the genome of Bacillus weihaiensis encodes:
- a CDS encoding O-acetylhomoserine aminocarboxypropyltransferase/cysteine synthase family protein yields the protein MKMEQKQYRPETVTIHGGLKKDAMTGARSVPIYQSNAYLFDNTDHAANLFGLKEPGYIYTRIHNPTSSVFEERVAQLEGGIGSLAVASGMAAITLSILNIAGAGDEIVSASTLYGGTYNLFANTLPKYGIKTHFVDPKNSENFRAAITPNTKAIFAETIGNPSLDVLDIKAVADIAHEAGIPLIIDNTFATPYLCRPIEHGADIVVHSATKWLLGNGTTLGGVIVDGGNFDWNSPKFPGFTTPDPSYHDLVYAEALGEVAYISKARVQLLRDLGPAISPYNSFQFNLGLETLHVRMKEHVSNARKMVQYLESHPAVEWVLYPEHEKHPAKELAAKYLPKGAGSVVVFGIKGGRDAGASLINNVELWSHVANVGDAKSLIIHPASTTHQQLNTEDLKKSGVTEDLIRLSVGIEHIDDLVEDLDQAIFKATGVKGLENVHS from the coding sequence TATTTGACAATACAGATCATGCAGCTAATTTATTTGGTTTAAAGGAACCGGGTTACATTTATACAAGAATTCATAATCCCACGTCTTCTGTGTTTGAAGAAAGAGTAGCACAGTTGGAAGGAGGAATAGGGAGTTTAGCTGTTGCAAGTGGAATGGCAGCGATTACCCTTTCTATCTTAAACATAGCTGGAGCAGGTGATGAAATAGTATCTGCTTCTACTTTATATGGCGGTACTTACAACTTGTTTGCTAATACTTTACCTAAGTATGGAATTAAAACACATTTTGTAGATCCGAAAAATTCGGAAAATTTCAGAGCTGCGATTACTCCAAATACGAAAGCCATTTTTGCTGAGACAATTGGGAACCCTAGCTTAGATGTTCTCGATATTAAAGCTGTAGCTGACATTGCTCATGAAGCTGGAATTCCTCTCATTATTGATAACACCTTTGCTACGCCGTATCTATGTAGACCTATAGAGCATGGAGCTGATATCGTTGTGCATTCAGCTACAAAATGGCTTTTAGGAAACGGCACCACTCTTGGTGGGGTAATTGTAGACGGTGGAAACTTTGATTGGAATAGCCCAAAGTTTCCTGGATTTACGACACCAGATCCTAGCTACCATGATTTAGTTTATGCTGAGGCATTAGGTGAGGTGGCTTATATTAGTAAGGCAAGAGTTCAATTACTAAGAGATTTGGGTCCAGCAATTAGTCCTTATAATTCTTTCCAATTCAATTTAGGTCTTGAAACTCTCCATGTGAGAATGAAAGAACACGTATCGAATGCAAGAAAAATGGTTCAATATCTAGAAAGCCATCCAGCTGTAGAGTGGGTTCTTTACCCTGAGCACGAGAAACACCCAGCGAAAGAGCTTGCTGCGAAATATTTACCAAAGGGTGCTGGATCAGTGGTTGTGTTTGGAATTAAAGGTGGTAGAGATGCAGGAGCTTCACTTATTAATAACGTTGAGCTTTGGTCGCATGTCGCAAACGTTGGGGATGCAAAAAGTTTAATTATCCATCCCGCAAGTACTACTCATCAGCAATTGAATACAGAGGATTTAAAGAAATCTGGCGTTACAGAAGATTTAATTCGTCTTTCAGTTGGAATCGAGCATATTGATGATTTAGTAGAGGACTTGGATCAAGCTATTTTTAAGGCAACAGGTGTGAAAGGCCTTGAAAACGTTCATTCTTAA